One part of the Natranaeroarchaeum aerophilus genome encodes these proteins:
- a CDS encoding DUF262 domain-containing protein yields the protein MQHSFNPDPVKCRDLFDGEEDLYQIPRYQRPYSWEKSHIDQLIDDLYESWSEDRDSPYYLGSVILVKEDGDSRFDILDGQQRMTSLIILYAIFNDHFHDYLSDMNKRRVEGRLHEQALERPRLRTSKQTDLEQSVLKSIDLDEENRYTEAAEILIDCLETKFGDRHEDLNDFFEFIDQNIELIRIISDDLTHAVRLFQTINTRGKDLTVSDLTKSYLLSNLEDDEDKDDVIEVWQEITTKVDDDYDTLDSILGMYRLYLQQSKAQETRYQELKSEFEGQNPKKIVKDIRDFVDNYNLIENSGSKEIFILENLSHTLYWKTILIGAKKDGLDYFDELRDELIGFYYSYWIGDYTSEKIKIPSIKILTLLRDGASLEEIQEYIESKRKRDNIPERVRDGLYSDNVYGDEKWHKSLLIAIEYSLSDSQKVERIKKRGGGMHIEHVLPKSYASAMEKYDYWEDNFSREEASQLRNTLGNLIPLQYDLNAKAAQKPFDEKAAIYQGKRGKPRSSFDLALRVARRDYGDWSPEAIEAHRDYLIEKSAYLLNLPADSILIEDTSEGSE from the coding sequence ATGCAGCACAGTTTCAATCCGGATCCGGTGAAGTGCCGGGATCTGTTTGATGGTGAGGAGGACCTTTATCAAATTCCTCGGTATCAGCGACCGTATAGCTGGGAGAAATCGCATATTGATCAGTTGATTGATGACCTCTACGAATCGTGGAGTGAGGACCGAGACAGTCCCTACTACCTGGGATCGGTTATTTTGGTGAAAGAGGACGGCGATTCACGTTTTGATATATTGGATGGACAGCAGAGGATGACTTCTCTCATCATTCTCTATGCAATCTTCAACGACCATTTCCACGATTACTTGAGCGATATGAACAAGAGAAGGGTCGAAGGAAGACTCCATGAACAGGCGTTAGAGAGGCCTCGGTTGAGAACAAGTAAGCAAACTGATCTTGAACAATCAGTACTCAAATCGATAGACTTAGACGAGGAAAACAGGTACACTGAGGCTGCTGAAATCCTGATAGATTGTCTGGAGACAAAGTTTGGAGATAGACATGAAGATCTCAACGACTTCTTCGAGTTCATCGATCAGAATATCGAACTGATTAGAATCATCAGCGATGATCTTACACATGCTGTCAGGCTTTTCCAGACCATCAATACTCGTGGGAAGGATTTGACGGTTTCTGATCTCACCAAGAGCTATCTGCTTAGCAATTTGGAGGATGATGAAGACAAGGACGATGTAATCGAGGTCTGGCAGGAAATCACTACGAAGGTTGATGATGACTATGATACCTTGGACAGTATCCTTGGAATGTATCGGCTGTATCTTCAACAGTCCAAGGCACAGGAAACGAGGTATCAGGAGCTGAAGTCCGAGTTTGAAGGACAGAACCCTAAGAAAATTGTCAAAGATATTCGGGACTTCGTGGACAATTACAACCTGATCGAAAACTCAGGTTCGAAAGAAATCTTCATCCTAGAAAATCTGTCACATACTTTGTATTGGAAGACGATTCTTATTGGCGCTAAGAAAGACGGTCTTGATTACTTTGACGAGTTGCGTGATGAGCTCATCGGATTCTACTATTCGTACTGGATTGGAGACTATACCAGTGAGAAAATCAAGATACCCTCAATCAAGATTCTGACTCTGCTGCGTGATGGTGCCAGTTTGGAGGAGATCCAGGAGTATATTGAGAGTAAGAGGAAGCGAGATAATATTCCGGAACGGGTTCGAGATGGCCTGTATTCTGATAATGTATATGGAGACGAAAAGTGGCACAAGAGCCTGCTGATTGCTATTGAATACAGCCTGAGTGATTCGCAGAAGGTTGAGCGGATTAAGAAGAGAGGCGGTGGAATGCATATAGAACACGTGCTTCCCAAGTCATACGCTTCTGCAATGGAAAAATACGATTACTGGGAAGACAATTTCAGCAGAGAGGAGGCAAGTCAGTTGAGAAACACGCTCGGGAATTTGATTCCTCTACAGTACGATCTCAATGCAAAGGCTGCTCAGAAGCCATTTGATGAGAAAGCTGCTATCTATCAGGGGAAGCGGGGTAAACCGCGTTCAAGTTTCGACCTGGCACTGCGAGTAGCTCGCAGAGACTATGGTGATTGGTCTCCAGAAGCGATTGAGGCACACCGCGATTATTTGATTGAGAAGTCTGCTTACTTGTTGAACCTTCCTGCCGATTCAATCCTAATTGAGGACACCTCAGAGGGATCAGAATAA